A single region of the Glycine max cultivar Williams 82 chromosome 20, Glycine_max_v4.0, whole genome shotgun sequence genome encodes:
- the LOC100775836 gene encoding transcription factor bHLH118-like, whose amino-acid sequence MFPLQRGNELVIQFSNGHHPQHKISQDLILDDQDIDQSPLVGYSDKKLRTSRPKKLFYHEADTCHANSNQEYTKKMVHREIEKQRRQEMATLHASLRSLLPLDFIKGKRSISDQMNEAVNYINHLQKNIKELSDKRDKLKKKPSIINSSPEDHENYKHASSGFTVHQNSGGAVGIEISGFSEEEVPLSKLLELVFEEGLEVVNCLSTKVNGRLLHSLQCEVDNSGSVDLSELRRKFSDVIPSLRCSA is encoded by the exons ATGTTTCCTTTACAACGCGGCAATGAGCTGGTAATCCAGTTTTCTAATGGTCACCACCCGCAGCACAAAATCTCCCAAGATCTGATTCTGGATGATCAAGATATCGATCAATCTCCCCTTGTCGGTTATTCCGATAAAAAATTGCGTACTAGCCGtccaaaaaaactattttatcatGAGGCTGATACCTGCCACGCTAATTCTAACCAAGAATATACAAAAAAGATGGTTCATAGAGAGATTGAAAAGCAAAGGAGGCAAGAAATGGCTACCCTTCATGCCTCTCTTAgatcccttctccctcttgacttCATCAAG GGAAAGCGTTCGATATCTGATCAAATGAACGAGGCAGTGAATTACATAAATCACCTTCAGAAGAATATTAAAGAATTGAGTGACAAGAGGGATAAGCTTAAGAAGAAACCCTCCATAATTAATTCCAGCCCTGAAGACCATGAGAATTACAAGCATGCATCTAGCGGTTTCACTGTCCACCAGAATAGTGGTGGAGCTGTGGGGATTGAAATCAGTGGATTCAGTGAGGAAGAGGTTCCACTTTCAAAATTGCTTGAACTGGTGTTTGAAGAGGGACTTGAAGTTGTTAATTGTCTTTCAACCAAAGTCAATGGCAGATTACTCCACAGTTTGCAGTGTGAG GTTGACAATTCCGGCAGTGTAGATCTATCTGAGCTGAGAAGGAAATTTTCCGATGTCATTCCATCACTTCGTTGTTCTGCGTAA